A stretch of the Enterobacter mori genome encodes the following:
- a CDS encoding spot 42 RNA, inhibition of DNA synthesis: protein MFYLSDLLLHVIGFG from the coding sequence ATGTTCTATCTTTCAGACCTTTTACTTCACGTAATCGGATTTGGCTGA